In bacterium, one DNA window encodes the following:
- a CDS encoding methyltransferase domain-containing protein, with product MPCREYAVIAPYYDLLFERMNAGLRRIAIKIAKPKRGERTLDAACGTGHLVREFAREGCRAVGVDLSDAMLKVARKRDEPGVEFMRADATHLPFAAGSFDVVTIVLALHEMESMTRERVLRELRRVTAPGGRIVVIDYHDGPFAGFVGKGMHALTFVIERFIGGAHYRNYRGFLAAGALPALLRTAGFPPGKTSALAGGNLAAVRVSFDETGAG from the coding sequence ATGCCCTGCCGCGAATACGCCGTCATCGCGCCGTATTACGACCTGCTGTTTGAGCGCATGAACGCGGGGCTTCGGCGAATCGCGATCAAGATCGCCAAGCCCAAACGCGGGGAACGCACGCTCGACGCAGCGTGCGGCACCGGCCATCTGGTCCGCGAATTCGCGCGCGAGGGCTGCCGCGCGGTGGGTGTCGATCTATCGGACGCGATGCTCAAGGTGGCGCGCAAACGCGACGAGCCCGGCGTCGAGTTCATGCGCGCCGACGCGACGCACCTGCCGTTTGCCGCGGGGTCGTTCGATGTCGTCACGATCGTGCTTGCGCTGCACGAGATGGAAAGCATGACGCGCGAGCGCGTGCTGCGGGAACTGCGCCGCGTGACCGCGCCGGGCGGGCGCATCGTCGTGATCGACTATCACGACGGGCCTTTCGCCGGCTTTGTCGGCAAGGGCATGCACGCGCTGACATTCGTCATCGAGCGTTTCATCGGCGGCGCGCATTACCGCAACTACCGCGGCTTTCTCGCCGCGGGCGCGTTGCCGGCGCTATTACGCACGGCCGGATTTCCCCCGGGCAAAACGAGCGCGCTCGCCGGCGGGAATCTCGCGGCGGTCCGCGTGTCGTTCGACGAAACCGGCGCAGGTTGA
- a CDS encoding MlaD family protein, which translates to MAGTGSNFKVGLFVVGGTLIMAAALIWLGATKFFSETTTFVTYFDESVQGLDTGSQVKFMGVAVGTVSRIRVGPDGKLIEVQMELESPFRKEDDMRAELAMAGITGMKFVEITRSPASEPIEIKFNPRGTYIPAKASGTAEIFEALENVYESVMQIDFKGISDNVKTSFHTISERVDDPNIDRLVEAMADAGERLRYLLNKKQTENAIDEIDRTLAELKGLVGAIRAEVEGADVKGTFADMRMSIQSFAQLFERLDNELAASLINLRRTTDNLARMTEKMARDPAQMILGEPPPERIVAPEPTGREMAP; encoded by the coding sequence ATGGCGGGGACGGGAAGCAACTTCAAGGTCGGGCTGTTTGTCGTCGGCGGAACGCTCATCATGGCCGCGGCGTTGATCTGGCTTGGGGCGACGAAGTTTTTTTCCGAGACGACGACCTTCGTCACCTACTTCGACGAATCCGTGCAGGGGCTCGATACCGGCTCGCAGGTCAAATTCATGGGCGTGGCCGTCGGAACGGTTTCGCGGATTCGCGTCGGGCCGGACGGCAAGCTCATCGAGGTGCAGATGGAGCTGGAATCGCCGTTTCGCAAGGAGGACGACATGCGCGCGGAGCTCGCCATGGCCGGCATCACCGGTATGAAGTTCGTCGAGATCACAAGGTCGCCCGCCTCCGAGCCGATCGAGATCAAATTCAATCCGCGCGGCACGTACATCCCCGCGAAGGCCTCGGGCACGGCGGAGATTTTCGAGGCGCTCGAAAACGTTTACGAATCCGTCATGCAGATCGACTTCAAGGGCATCAGCGACAACGTGAAGACCTCGTTCCATACGATTTCCGAGCGCGTGGACGATCCGAACATCGACCGCCTCGTCGAAGCGATGGCCGACGCCGGCGAACGCCTGCGTTATCTGTTGAACAAAAAGCAGACCGAAAACGCGATCGACGAAATCGACCGGACGCTCGCGGAATTGAAGGGGCTTGTCGGCGCCATCCGCGCGGAGGTGGAAGGCGCGGACGTGAAGGGCACGTTCGCCGACATGCGCATGTCGATCCAGAGTTTCGCGCAGCTTTTCGAGCGGCTCGACAACGAGCTGGCGGCGTCGCTGATCAACCTGCGCCGCACGACCGACAACCTGGCGCGCATGACCGAGAAGATGGCCCGCGACCCGGCGCAGATGATCCTCGGCGAGCCGCCGCCGGAACGCATCGTTGCGCCGGAGCCGACCGGACGGGAGATGGCGCCATGA
- a CDS encoding PqiC family protein, protein MTTTANWISRFAAMAAIAALTASLPACFNFQREHKDENFYQIEYEPPAADGVAFPGVVVRVANFDVAAGYQSPQIVYSTSAKRRKVYDYHMWIVNPGDMLTDLLLRDMVASGLYEATIDMRSSIYPDYELEGQVVAIYEKDEPDVWFSVLAVRTALFAYHRGKHVLFQRTYEESIPTAGQTPQHVVAAMSDAARNVSARIQRDVNDAIATFEAKKLAEKQMESAAADETGEAP, encoded by the coding sequence ATGACCACGACCGCAAACTGGATATCGCGTTTTGCCGCCATGGCCGCTATCGCCGCGCTCACCGCGTCGCTGCCCGCGTGCTTCAATTTTCAGCGCGAGCACAAGGACGAAAATTTCTACCAGATCGAATACGAGCCGCCGGCCGCGGACGGCGTCGCCTTTCCCGGCGTTGTCGTGCGCGTCGCGAATTTCGACGTCGCGGCGGGCTATCAATCGCCGCAGATCGTCTACTCCACGTCCGCCAAGCGCCGGAAGGTTTACGACTACCACATGTGGATCGTGAATCCCGGCGACATGCTCACCGATCTGCTGCTGCGCGACATGGTGGCCTCCGGGCTCTATGAAGCGACGATCGACATGCGCAGCTCGATCTATCCGGACTACGAGCTCGAGGGGCAGGTCGTGGCCATTTACGAGAAGGACGAGCCCGACGTCTGGTTCTCGGTGCTCGCGGTGCGTACGGCATTGTTCGCGTATCATCGCGGCAAGCACGTGCTCTTTCAGCGTACTTACGAGGAATCGATCCCGACCGCCGGACAGACGCCGCAACATGTCGTCGCCGCGATGAGCGACGCCGCGCGAAACGTCTCCGCGCGCATCCAGCGCGACGTCAACGACGCGATCGCCACGTTCGAGGCGAAAAAGCTCGCCGAAAAGCAGATGGAATCCGCCGCGGCCGACGAGACCGGCGAGGCGCCCTGA